A part of Planococcus sp. MB-3u-03 genomic DNA contains:
- a CDS encoding YitT family protein yields MDKFYRLGAIFIASIVMAIAFNMFLLPHEILSGGVTGIAMIFGLMTPINSGIWLILLNLPILVIGWMKLGKTFIGNSIFSVAVTSIAMLYIPIVQVTQDALLSSVFGGVISGAAVGIIIRFYGSTGGFDVIGLLLTMKRDIPLGFMVFTLNSGVVFISGFIFNWELAMYTMASIYITGIVVDRIHTRHIKLSLMVVTAKGDEVKKKLLTNLYRGITVTDGEGAYTGAKVKVLHSVITRYELAFVRPLIREIDPNAFVSITETMEVVGNFRRDENYKKNPM; encoded by the coding sequence ATGGACAAATTTTACCGCCTCGGGGCAATTTTCATTGCTTCCATTGTTATGGCGATCGCTTTTAATATGTTTTTACTGCCACATGAAATTCTATCAGGGGGCGTCACCGGCATCGCCATGATCTTCGGTTTGATGACGCCGATCAACTCAGGGATCTGGCTGATCTTGCTGAACTTGCCGATTTTGGTCATCGGTTGGATGAAGCTCGGCAAGACCTTTATCGGCAACAGCATTTTTTCAGTAGCTGTCACGTCAATTGCCATGCTTTATATCCCGATTGTCCAAGTGACACAAGATGCACTATTGTCATCGGTCTTCGGTGGCGTCATTTCAGGCGCTGCAGTCGGGATCATCATCCGCTTTTACGGATCGACCGGCGGCTTTGATGTCATCGGCCTGTTGCTGACAATGAAGCGCGACATCCCGCTTGGCTTCATGGTTTTCACGTTGAACAGCGGCGTCGTTTTCATCTCGGGCTTTATCTTCAACTGGGAGCTCGCGATGTATACGATGGCATCGATCTATATCACTGGCATCGTCGTTGACCGCATCCACACGCGCCATATCAAGCTCAGCTTGATGGTGGTGACGGCAAAAGGCGACGAAGTGAAGAAGAAGCTATTGACGAACCTCTACCGCGGCATCACGGTAACGGACGGGGAAGGCGCTTATACCGGCGCCAAGGTGAAGGTGCTGCATAGCGTCATCACCCGTTACGAACTGGCATTTGTCCGCCCCTTGATCCGGGAAATCGATCCGAATGCCTTCGTCAGCATCACCGAGACGATGGAAGTGGTCGGGAACTTCCGGCGAGACGAAAACTATAAGAAAAATCCGATGTAA
- a CDS encoding CapA family protein — translation MATFPKWFIVCLAALGTLAISGEQPSAAESAPYEFTVHTVPLAVMPERLARNHRVSLSAIGDVLIHEPLYEDARTGSAYDFDSMFAPIQPFLESSDITVANSESIIGGSEIGVSTYPSFNSPFELGDAMKNAGIDVVSMANNHTLDRGVQAIENAISHWRDIGMVSTGSHLSAQQRADIPVIERNGITLSFLSYTYGTNGVPTPAGRPYLVNRIDRELIQQDLAYARKISDVTVLSLHFGNEYEPMPTQEQAELARFAAENRADIILGHHPHVLQPPDWIDTADGRRSFVFYSLGNFLSGQKGVERRIGGIAHLDIEKLETAEGSSIAITNPAFTPTFVQHDGFTDFEVLLLKDINDEWNANTKAHLATWMTELEFRE, via the coding sequence ATGGCGACTTTCCCAAAATGGTTTATCGTATGCCTGGCTGCTCTCGGAACTTTGGCTATCAGCGGTGAACAGCCCTCTGCGGCTGAATCTGCCCCGTATGAATTTACAGTGCACACTGTTCCGCTTGCGGTGATGCCGGAGCGTTTGGCGAGAAACCACCGCGTGAGCTTATCGGCAATTGGCGATGTGCTCATCCACGAGCCTCTTTACGAAGATGCCAGAACAGGTAGCGCATATGACTTTGATTCCATGTTCGCGCCAATCCAGCCCTTCCTTGAATCTTCCGATATCACCGTCGCCAATTCCGAAAGCATTATTGGCGGCAGCGAAATCGGCGTGTCCACCTATCCATCGTTCAATAGCCCATTCGAGCTCGGCGATGCCATGAAAAATGCCGGAATCGATGTTGTCTCCATGGCAAACAATCATACCTTGGACCGTGGCGTACAGGCAATTGAGAACGCCATCTCCCATTGGCGGGATATTGGCATGGTGTCAACCGGTTCTCATCTGTCCGCACAACAGCGCGCCGACATCCCGGTGATCGAGCGCAACGGCATCACTTTATCATTTTTATCCTATACATATGGCACCAATGGCGTCCCGACACCCGCCGGCCGGCCGTATTTAGTCAATCGCATTGACCGCGAGTTGATCCAACAGGATTTGGCGTATGCACGCAAGATATCCGATGTGACAGTGCTGAGCCTCCATTTCGGCAATGAATACGAACCGATGCCAACACAAGAACAAGCGGAACTCGCCCGTTTCGCCGCTGAAAACCGTGCAGACATCATCCTCGGCCATCATCCTCACGTCTTGCAGCCGCCGGACTGGATTGACACTGCAGATGGCCGCCGCAGTTTCGTCTTCTACTCGCTCGGCAATTTCCTGTCTGGGCAAAAAGGCGTCGAGCGACGGATCGGCGGCATCGCCCATTTGGATATCGAGAAACTGGAAACTGCAGAAGGCTCAAGCATTGCCATCACGAATCCAGCCTTCACCCCGACCTTCGTCCAGCACGATGGATTTACGGATTTTGAAGTTTTATTGTTGAAAGACATCAACGACGAATGGAACGCCAATACGAAAGCCCATCTTGCTACTTGGATGACAGAACTGGAATTCCGTGAATAG
- a CDS encoding YidH family protein: MSRQSYRKEKNQLTYTQQHLANERTYLAWIRTAISIVGVGFLATSLHFTMGVVRNPFVDLFTIILGIFACVFGLVIIFTATRTYREKRQQIIQETFYSSNLRISMISTMLSIMIIMVIIYFFIIM, translated from the coding sequence TTGTCACGGCAATCATACCGGAAAGAAAAAAACCAACTGACTTATACCCAGCAACATCTGGCGAACGAGCGCACCTACCTCGCCTGGATTCGCACGGCGATCTCCATCGTCGGTGTCGGCTTCCTTGCGACGAGCCTGCATTTCACAATGGGCGTCGTGCGCAATCCCTTTGTCGATTTGTTTACGATCATCCTCGGCATTTTTGCCTGTGTTTTCGGCCTGGTCATCATTTTCACGGCTACACGCACCTACCGGGAAAAACGCCAGCAAATCATCCAGGAAACCTTCTATTCATCGAATTTGCGCATCAGCATGATTTCCACGATGCTGTCAATCATGATCATCATGGTCATCATCTATTTCTTTATCATTATGTGA
- a CDS encoding Na+/H+ antiporter, with protein MELLLTIMVLLIALLVSNVVSHYVPQVPAALIQVALGTIIVLVFEDFTFELEAEWFLLLFIAPLLFNDGRHFPREELWRMRGPIFGNAVILVLLTTLIGGYFIHWLIGDIPLAAAFALAAILSPTDPVAVNGISQRVRIPSNVLSLVRGESLINDASGLVAFNYAVAAVVTGTFSLYSAIFNFSYKFLAGALLGAVIALLFVGIRLLFRKQGINDITFHSLLQIMTPFIIFVVAEELLGASGVIAVVVGGIVHSLVQEDTEALVAEEQMLTENIWTIITFVLNGIIFLLLGLNIPGAMSGALENPNMDESVLLSYVLAITAMLLGIRFIWAYLFSQYEYRFGKMEDAAKPSLKLTLFVSLTGVRGTVTMVGILSLPVIIEGGYIFPQRSMLLFLAVGTILLTLLLATACLPLLSKGKLAGSDDGDTIDLEEARRRILLASIARIKSEMTEANETAAYELMDEYRLRFQQVQPEGEEAKEANKKYQRRMKEVRLRALKSERRFIERLKKTEGMEREVYEAFEHSLNRREEAIAHNARSTLLYLQGKLIRAWRRFRGENWQDEEIRLVEYQVGREVQLKALEAALENLEAYHQKASRKDIVEAVLTEYRKMISRLRKPETLYDERYEMQKEELRINVMDMGRAKIYDMYDAAEITRQQAKELRKYINYIESVTLYDPTE; from the coding sequence ATGGAATTATTGCTGACTATAATGGTCCTGCTGATCGCGCTACTCGTCTCCAATGTAGTGAGCCACTATGTGCCGCAAGTGCCGGCAGCGCTTATCCAAGTGGCGCTCGGGACGATCATCGTGCTGGTCTTCGAGGATTTTACATTTGAATTGGAAGCCGAATGGTTTCTGCTGTTGTTCATTGCACCGCTCCTGTTCAACGATGGGCGGCATTTTCCGCGTGAGGAATTATGGCGCATGCGCGGGCCAATCTTCGGGAATGCAGTCATTCTCGTACTGCTGACGACCTTGATCGGCGGTTACTTTATCCACTGGCTCATTGGAGATATCCCGCTTGCCGCTGCGTTCGCACTTGCTGCCATCCTGTCGCCGACGGATCCTGTCGCCGTGAACGGCATATCACAGCGCGTCCGCATCCCAAGCAATGTCCTAAGCTTGGTGCGCGGAGAATCGCTGATCAATGACGCCTCAGGGCTCGTCGCATTTAATTATGCGGTCGCTGCAGTCGTCACCGGAACCTTCTCGTTATATTCCGCTATTTTTAATTTTTCCTATAAATTTTTGGCGGGTGCACTTCTTGGAGCCGTGATCGCTTTGCTGTTTGTTGGCATCCGCTTATTGTTCCGCAAACAAGGGATCAATGACATCACGTTCCATTCGCTATTGCAAATCATGACGCCTTTCATTATCTTTGTTGTGGCGGAGGAATTATTAGGGGCATCCGGTGTTATCGCCGTCGTCGTCGGCGGGATTGTCCATTCACTTGTGCAGGAAGACACCGAAGCGCTGGTCGCAGAAGAGCAGATGCTGACGGAAAACATCTGGACGATCATCACCTTCGTGCTGAACGGCATCATCTTCCTGTTGCTCGGGCTCAATATCCCGGGGGCGATGAGCGGCGCGCTGGAAAACCCGAATATGGATGAAAGCGTCCTGCTGTCGTATGTCTTGGCGATTACTGCCATGCTGCTGGGGATCCGCTTTATTTGGGCTTATTTATTCTCCCAATACGAATATCGCTTCGGAAAAATGGAAGACGCCGCAAAGCCGAGCCTCAAGCTGACTTTATTCGTCAGCCTGACAGGCGTACGCGGAACGGTGACGATGGTCGGGATCTTGTCCTTGCCGGTGATCATTGAAGGCGGCTATATTTTCCCGCAGCGTTCCATGCTGCTGTTCCTGGCAGTCGGGACAATCCTCTTGACGCTGCTGCTTGCGACCGCTTGCTTGCCGCTACTCAGCAAAGGCAAATTGGCGGGAAGCGATGACGGTGATACGATCGATTTGGAAGAAGCAAGACGGCGTATTTTGCTGGCATCGATCGCCCGCATCAAATCAGAAATGACCGAAGCGAATGAAACGGCAGCTTATGAGTTAATGGATGAATACCGTTTGCGTTTCCAGCAAGTCCAGCCTGAAGGCGAGGAAGCAAAAGAAGCGAACAAGAAATACCAGCGCCGCATGAAGGAAGTGCGGCTGCGGGCTTTGAAATCCGAGCGCCGCTTTATCGAAAGGCTGAAGAAGACAGAAGGGATGGAACGCGAGGTCTATGAGGCATTCGAGCATTCACTGAACCGCCGCGAGGAAGCGATTGCCCATAACGCCCGTTCGACTTTATTGTATTTGCAAGGCAAGCTGATTCGTGCTTGGCGCAGGTTCCGTGGGGAAAACTGGCAGGACGAGGAAATCCGGCTGGTTGAATACCAGGTCGGCCGCGAAGTGCAATTGAAGGCACTTGAAGCCGCCCTGGAGAATTTGGAAGCCTACCATCAAAAAGCGTCCCGCAAAGATATCGTCGAAGCGGTTTTGACCGAGTACCGGAAAATGATCAGCCGTTTGAGAAAGCCCGAAACCTTGTATGATGAGCGCTATGAGATGCAAAAAGAAGAATTGCGCATCAACGTCATGGACATGGGACGCGCCAAAATCTACGACATGTACGATGCCGCGGAAATCACACGGCAGCAAGCGAAAGAACTAAGGAAATACATCAATTACATCGAAAGCGTCACTTTGTACGATCCGACGGAATGA
- a CDS encoding glycerate kinase, translated as MKIIVAPDSFKGSISAEQAARAMAQGIIEAAPDSEVIELPSADGGEGTMVNLVATTNGRMVTNQVSGPLGKPVAASYGVLGNAETCVIEIAEASGLTLLSQTERNPERASTEGTGELIRHALDAGFRDFIIGLGGSATNDGGTGLLRALGMRFLDAAGEALLPGAGALDKLYAIDAHSFDPRIQDCRFVIASDVDNPLVGPNGASHIFGPQKGATDKMAEALDRKLRHYADIVEKQTGVSLHDYAGAGAAGGAGGAFLAFFPAVMRRGIDVVLEASGFSESVASSDLIFTGEGKSDRQTLSGKTAFGIAQMAAVHGKPVILLSGAIDPESRKDLMRFFEEVHSVSGGAVTEKQSMDNASVHVRKRASEILNAYLDNHPQSD; from the coding sequence ATGAAAATTATTGTGGCGCCGGATTCTTTTAAAGGCAGCATTTCAGCTGAGCAAGCTGCCCGTGCAATGGCACAAGGGATAATAGAGGCAGCTCCAGATAGCGAGGTCATCGAATTGCCGTCCGCGGATGGCGGTGAAGGGACCATGGTGAATCTGGTCGCAACGACAAATGGCCGCATGGTCACAAACCAAGTATCAGGGCCTCTCGGAAAGCCGGTTGCTGCCAGTTATGGAGTGCTCGGAAACGCCGAGACTTGCGTCATTGAAATTGCTGAGGCATCCGGATTAACTTTGCTTTCACAAACAGAGCGCAACCCGGAACGCGCATCGACGGAAGGCACCGGCGAATTGATCCGCCATGCCCTCGACGCCGGGTTTCGGGATTTTATCATCGGGCTTGGAGGGAGCGCGACGAATGACGGAGGCACAGGATTACTGCGCGCGCTCGGCATGCGTTTTCTCGATGCTGCAGGTGAGGCGCTGCTGCCAGGAGCTGGGGCGCTGGATAAACTGTATGCGATAGATGCACACTCTTTTGACCCGCGCATCCAGGATTGCCGCTTTGTCATCGCGAGTGATGTCGACAATCCACTGGTCGGCCCGAACGGCGCTTCGCATATATTCGGCCCGCAAAAAGGCGCGACCGATAAAATGGCGGAAGCGCTGGACCGGAAGTTAAGGCATTACGCCGATATCGTGGAGAAACAGACTGGAGTGTCTTTGCATGACTATGCGGGGGCAGGGGCTGCGGGCGGTGCAGGCGGCGCGTTTTTGGCATTCTTTCCAGCAGTCATGCGGCGCGGCATCGATGTCGTTCTTGAAGCTTCTGGATTTTCAGAAAGCGTGGCGTCGAGTGATTTGATTTTCACGGGTGAAGGAAAATCGGACCGCCAAACCTTATCCGGAAAAACAGCTTTTGGAATTGCCCAAATGGCAGCTGTCCACGGCAAGCCGGTCATCTTATTGTCAGGTGCGATCGATCCCGAGAGCCGCAAGGACTTGATGCGCTTTTTCGAAGAAGTGCATTCAGTATCAGGTGGGGCTGTGACCGAAAAACAATCGATGGACAACGCCTCTGTGCATGTGCGCAAACGGGCATCGGAAATTCTCAACGCTTATTTGGACAATCATCCACAATCCGATTAA
- a CDS encoding MFS transporter — MANERTQAGSHTLESYIESPEKLQGLYKRTLWIVMLSQIFGGAGLAAGITVGALLARDMLGTESYAGLPVFLFTLGSAGAALVVGRLSQRFGRRTGLAAGFLTGGIGSIGVVFAAIWGNVFLLFLSLLIYGAGTATNLQARYAGTDLASTKQRGTAISVAMVATTFGAFAGPNLVGVMGSFAESIGVPALAGPFILAGVAYILAGIVLFALLRPDPLMVSRFISDQQKRDQAASGEEEVAGPAVNSRGVFLGATVMVITQIVMVAIMTMTPVHMGHHGHSLNAIGMVIGIHVAAMYLPSLVTGVLVDKAGRVAMVVAAGVTLLAAGVTLLAAGLVAAFAPGDSLFVLILALALLGLGWNFGLISGTALIVDSTKPKARAKTQGTVDVLIALAGATGGGMSGMVVAGTSFAVLSLAGGILSLLLVPVVIWFWRNQETSIS; from the coding sequence ATGGCTAACGAAAGAACGCAAGCAGGCAGTCACACGCTTGAAAGCTATATCGAGTCGCCGGAAAAACTGCAGGGCTTGTATAAGCGCACCTTGTGGATTGTCATGCTCTCGCAAATTTTCGGGGGAGCGGGACTGGCTGCCGGGATTACGGTCGGCGCCTTGCTCGCGCGGGATATGCTCGGCACAGAAAGCTATGCTGGGCTTCCGGTCTTTCTCTTCACACTCGGCTCGGCAGGGGCTGCGCTCGTTGTCGGGCGCTTGTCTCAGCGTTTCGGCCGCAGGACTGGCTTGGCTGCTGGGTTTCTTACGGGGGGCATCGGCTCGATCGGTGTCGTATTTGCCGCGATATGGGGCAATGTCTTTCTGCTGTTCCTATCGCTTCTTATTTACGGTGCGGGAACGGCGACGAATCTTCAAGCACGTTATGCAGGAACCGACCTGGCAAGCACGAAGCAGCGCGGCACGGCCATCAGCGTTGCAATGGTGGCGACCACGTTCGGCGCATTTGCCGGCCCGAATCTGGTTGGCGTCATGGGAAGTTTCGCTGAATCGATCGGGGTGCCGGCACTTGCCGGCCCGTTCATTTTAGCGGGAGTCGCATACATACTGGCAGGCATCGTGTTATTTGCGCTATTGCGCCCAGATCCGCTCATGGTGTCGCGTTTTATCAGCGATCAGCAAAAACGGGATCAGGCTGCGTCAGGAGAAGAAGAAGTGGCAGGCCCAGCGGTCAATAGCCGCGGCGTTTTTCTCGGTGCAACAGTCATGGTCATCACGCAAATCGTCATGGTCGCGATCATGACCATGACGCCGGTGCATATGGGCCATCATGGCCATAGCCTCAATGCGATCGGCATGGTCATCGGCATCCATGTAGCGGCGATGTATTTGCCTTCGCTCGTGACCGGGGTGCTGGTCGACAAAGCTGGGCGCGTCGCGATGGTCGTCGCAGCAGGGGTGACCTTGCTCGCAGCAGGGGTGACCTTGCTCGCAGCAGGGCTTGTTGCGGCCTTCGCCCCTGGAGATTCGCTGTTTGTCCTGATTCTCGCCTTGGCGTTGCTCGGGCTTGGCTGGAACTTCGGTTTGATCAGCGGTACGGCGTTGATCGTCGATTCGACAAAACCGAAAGCGCGAGCGAAAACACAAGGGACGGTCGATGTCCTGATCGCCTTGGCCGGTGCGACTGGCGGCGGCATGTCGGGAATGGTCGTAGCCGGTACCAGCTTTGCGGTGCTGTCGCTTGCCGGCGGGATTCTGTCATTGTTATTGGTGCCTGTCGTCATTTGGTTTTGGCGCAATCAAGAAACCAGTATTTCATAA
- a CDS encoding YusW family protein, which translates to MKKMTAGMAAVILLAGCGTGQDTSETTTADTENATQQQGDATNGDSDAAQGESVEQADSSEQAAQDEQASSPAASGEIREFDLDLKFTDDREWEFDYDRNQASIERDSGDRLSGQEAQDEFAQLFQAIQFSTARPLEDIKREVLEAVNAQQADVREFELDVKFESGEEMEIDHDVRNGARSEELDEFSLELTFMGGGESSYDFESDEREAEIERRDGSESEGAGALDEMEQLLGQVNVTTARSIDDMKAEVLQALSIDAAEVEDFDLEVDYRGGEEIKFSHDMK; encoded by the coding sequence ATGAAGAAAATGACGGCAGGAATGGCCGCAGTGATTTTATTGGCAGGATGCGGCACAGGACAAGATACGAGCGAAACGACAACAGCGGATACTGAAAATGCGACGCAGCAACAAGGGGATGCAACGAACGGAGATAGCGACGCAGCGCAGGGAGAATCTGTTGAACAAGCGGACAGTTCGGAACAAGCAGCGCAAGATGAACAGGCATCATCTCCAGCAGCAAGCGGCGAGATCCGCGAATTCGACTTGGATTTGAAGTTCACGGATGACCGTGAATGGGAATTCGATTACGACCGCAACCAAGCTTCGATCGAGCGCGATTCTGGAGACCGGCTATCTGGCCAGGAAGCCCAAGATGAATTTGCGCAACTTTTCCAAGCCATTCAGTTTTCAACGGCACGCCCGCTTGAAGACATCAAGCGTGAAGTGTTGGAGGCGGTCAATGCCCAGCAAGCGGATGTCCGGGAGTTTGAGCTGGATGTGAAATTCGAGTCGGGGGAAGAAATGGAAATCGACCACGATGTGAGAAACGGCGCAAGATCTGAAGAGCTCGATGAATTCTCGCTCGAACTGACATTTATGGGAGGCGGCGAATCGAGTTATGATTTCGAAAGCGATGAGCGGGAAGCGGAAATCGAGCGCCGTGATGGATCGGAAAGCGAAGGGGCAGGAGCACTCGATGAGATGGAGCAGTTGCTCGGCCAAGTCAACGTCACGACAGCCCGTTCCATCGATGATATGAAAGCTGAAGTTCTGCAAGCATTGTCGATCGATGCGGCTGAAGTAGAGGATTTCGATCTCGAAGTCGATTACCGGGGCGGCGAAGAAATTAAGTTTTCCCATGATATGAAGTAA
- a CDS encoding Na/Pi cotransporter family protein, with product MAMLLAILGGIGLFLLGMQMMTGSLKELTGEFIKGWMNRFAGGTGRAIFSGAFITAIIQSSTAVTLLTIGFVSAGLLSFAQSVGIIMGANIGSTSTGWLVSLIGFKVDLQGWALPIIGFGVLLKTFLPERSPAYGSVLAGFGLLFLGIGVLQEGMGELQHAVSFAGLTNIFLLVLIGIIMTVIMQSSSAAVATTLTALFSGVIEFEQAAYLVIGQNIGTTLTAILAAVGAGTAAKRAGLTHVLFNIGTALLALILTPQLLQATAAITRLIFDEFDAAFGIAIFHTLFNVLGVLVFALLIRPFIRLIEKIVPEKAIRSSSI from the coding sequence ATGGCGATGCTTTTGGCGATTTTAGGCGGAATCGGCTTATTTCTTCTAGGCATGCAAATGATGACCGGCTCCTTGAAAGAGCTGACTGGAGAATTCATCAAAGGATGGATGAACCGGTTTGCGGGAGGCACCGGGCGCGCCATCTTTTCAGGCGCTTTCATCACGGCCATCATCCAATCCTCCACAGCTGTTACGCTTTTGACAATCGGCTTCGTCAGTGCCGGTTTGCTCAGTTTTGCCCAGTCTGTTGGCATCATCATGGGGGCGAATATCGGCAGCACCAGCACCGGATGGCTCGTTTCACTTATTGGATTCAAGGTGGATCTTCAAGGGTGGGCGCTGCCGATCATTGGATTCGGAGTGTTGTTGAAGACTTTCCTTCCCGAGCGAAGCCCGGCTTACGGGTCGGTTCTTGCCGGATTCGGCCTGTTGTTTCTTGGCATCGGGGTTTTGCAAGAAGGAATGGGGGAGCTGCAGCATGCTGTTTCCTTTGCCGGGCTGACAAACATCTTCCTGCTCGTTTTGATCGGCATCATCATGACCGTCATTATGCAATCTTCAAGTGCCGCTGTGGCTACCACATTGACGGCTTTATTTTCAGGCGTCATCGAATTCGAACAAGCGGCGTATCTCGTTATCGGGCAAAATATCGGAACGACGCTCACCGCAATTCTTGCCGCTGTCGGGGCAGGGACAGCAGCGAAGCGGGCGGGCTTGACGCATGTGTTGTTCAATATCGGGACAGCCCTGTTGGCGTTAATTCTAACACCTCAATTATTGCAGGCGACCGCTGCCATCACCCGGTTGATATTTGATGAATTCGACGCGGCATTCGGCATCGCCATTTTCCATACTTTGTTCAATGTGCTCGGTGTTCTGGTTTTTGCGCTGTTGATTCGCCCGTTCATCCGGTTGATCGAAAAAATCGTTCCCGAAAAGGCAATCCGTTCGTCCAGCATTTAA
- a CDS encoding ABC transporter substrate-binding protein yields MKRSGLILTSLAAAGILSACGASGAATGDSEDTIVLGYFPNLDHATAMVAKDQQFYESNLPEGTNVEYVTFADGSDFMTALKTGDIDGGLVGPGPAMNNYTNGADVRMIAGGASGGTVVMARDGSGIESIEDIPGSTFITPRVGCTHDVQFETYMKENDITSNRIGGEMIHQTGKPAQYEAMFETGKIDVAVAPEPWASVLAQNTGAKVIIEPDEISFGTTLPASVLVTSSELIESDPETVQAIVDAHEEATAYIEENPEESKEIVISTIDDITGQELEKSVIDGAWDNMFFSTDIDGEEIQAFGDSSFDLKFLKEKPDFSELTDTQFLN; encoded by the coding sequence ATGAAAAGATCCGGACTTATTTTAACTTCACTCGCGGCTGCGGGGATCCTGTCAGCTTGCGGAGCTTCAGGTGCCGCAACAGGCGATTCCGAAGATACCATCGTACTCGGCTATTTCCCGAACCTTGACCACGCCACGGCAATGGTCGCAAAAGACCAGCAGTTCTATGAAAGCAATTTGCCGGAAGGCACGAATGTCGAATACGTCACATTCGCTGACGGCTCCGACTTCATGACCGCCTTGAAAACCGGCGACATCGACGGCGGCCTGGTCGGCCCGGGCCCAGCGATGAACAACTATACGAACGGTGCGGATGTGCGCATGATCGCTGGCGGCGCGAGCGGCGGAACAGTCGTCATGGCACGTGACGGCAGCGGCATCGAATCCATCGAAGACATCCCAGGCAGCACGTTCATCACACCGCGCGTCGGCTGCACGCATGATGTCCAGTTCGAAACTTATATGAAAGAAAACGACATCACATCAAACCGCATCGGCGGCGAAATGATCCACCAAACCGGCAAGCCGGCCCAATATGAAGCCATGTTCGAAACGGGCAAAATTGATGTTGCGGTCGCCCCGGAACCTTGGGCATCTGTACTCGCTCAAAATACCGGCGCCAAAGTGATCATCGAACCGGATGAAATTTCCTTCGGCACGACGCTTCCGGCATCGGTTCTCGTCACTTCCAGCGAATTGATCGAGTCCGATCCGGAAACCGTGCAAGCGATTGTTGACGCACATGAAGAAGCAACTGCCTATATTGAAGAAAACCCGGAAGAATCCAAGGAAATCGTCATTTCCACAATCGACGATATCACCGGCCAAGAGCTTGAAAAATCCGTTATCGACGGCGCTTGGGATAATATGTTCTTCAGCACGGACATCGATGGCGAAGAAATCCAAGCCTTCGGCGATTCATCCTTCGACTTGAAATTCCTGAAAGAAAAACCTGACTTCAGCGAATTGACCGATACACAGTTTTTAAACTAA
- a CDS encoding ABC transporter permease, with translation MKPAVKRLLFFTGLIVFWGLGSQFELWHETILPSPFSVWDALVAGFADMTLVYDLVASFRRLLIGLAVSLLIGTALGILLARSKTADDTIGSMVLALQSVPSIIWLPLAMMWFGLGEGAIIFVVILGGTFVMTLNVRTGIKNVNPLYIKAARTMGSGGIDLFWKVIIPASVPYLVTGARLAWAFAWRALMAGELLSAGPGLGYTLRYASDFGNMALVIGVMIIIGVVGAVVDQLIFQRIEKNVLKRWGLES, from the coding sequence CTCGGTTCCCAATTCGAATTATGGCATGAAACGATCCTGCCTTCGCCGTTCAGCGTATGGGACGCACTGGTCGCAGGATTCGCCGATATGACTTTGGTCTATGACCTGGTGGCGAGTTTCCGGCGCCTGTTGATCGGCCTCGCCGTTTCACTTTTGATTGGGACGGCACTCGGCATTTTGCTGGCCCGCTCCAAAACGGCCGATGACACGATTGGCTCGATGGTCCTGGCTTTGCAAAGCGTACCGAGCATCATCTGGCTGCCGCTTGCGATGATGTGGTTCGGCCTCGGGGAAGGCGCCATCATTTTCGTCGTCATCCTCGGCGGTACATTCGTCATGACGCTCAATGTCCGGACAGGCATCAAAAACGTCAACCCGCTTTATATCAAAGCAGCCCGCACGATGGGATCCGGCGGCATCGACCTATTCTGGAAAGTCATCATCCCGGCGTCGGTCCCTTATCTTGTAACCGGCGCGCGTCTCGCCTGGGCTTTTGCCTGGCGCGCGCTCATGGCCGGTGAATTATTAAGTGCCGGGCCAGGGCTTGGCTATACTTTGCGCTATGCTTCCGATTTCGGCAATATGGCACTCGTCATCGGTGTCATGATCATCATCGGTGTCGTCGGTGCAGTCGTCGACCAATTGATTTTCCAACGCATCGAAAAGAATGTCCTGAAACGCTGGGGACTCGAATCCTAA